From one Streptomyces sp. R41 genomic stretch:
- the nhaA gene encoding Na+/H+ antiporter NhaA — MAFLHTETGSAAVLLAAALAALTWANIGPGSYENLWGTELSVRIGSDGVSLDLREWLNSGLMALFFFVVGLEARREFDMGELRERRRFTLPLLAGLSGMLVPVAIYLAVNAGEDSVHGWGTAMSTDTAFALGMLAIFGARLPGSLRVFILTVAVVDDFLALAVIAVAYSGAIELPALLTALGLFAVVLLVRRTLGVRIPSLYGVLGVAIWVALLKSGVDPVVTGLAMGMLTYARPAERSDLEHASRLFRRFREQPTPELERSVRRGIASTLSPNERLQRMFHPWTSYVIVPLFALANAGITISGNQLAHAFTSPITLGILLGYALGKPLGIIGATWLTTRASRGRLHPPVGWGAITAGGTLAGVGFTVSLLIAALAFDGARLEEAKIGILAAVVCSFLLTLLVTWVIGALPRPSRARALLGTGQAIVDLSDPVDVDRDHIRGPLDAPVTLVEYGDFECPYCGLAEPVVRELLADFGDVRYVWRHLPLADVHPNAELAAEAAEAAALQGSYWEMHDLLMQHQGNLSFKDLLRYAEEVGLDTDRFRGDVHAGVGAGRVAADVESADLSGVSGTPTFFVNGRRHHGAYDIATLSAAVRAARERAALTGAGQET, encoded by the coding sequence TTGGCTTTCCTCCACACCGAGACCGGCAGTGCCGCGGTGCTGCTCGCTGCCGCGCTCGCGGCGCTCACCTGGGCGAACATCGGACCCGGCTCATATGAGAACTTGTGGGGCACCGAGCTGTCGGTCCGCATCGGATCGGACGGGGTGTCCCTGGACCTGCGCGAGTGGCTGAACAGCGGGCTGATGGCTCTGTTCTTCTTCGTCGTCGGCCTGGAGGCACGCCGCGAATTCGACATGGGCGAACTGCGAGAACGCCGGCGGTTCACCCTGCCGCTGCTCGCCGGACTCAGCGGCATGCTCGTCCCCGTCGCGATCTACCTCGCCGTCAACGCGGGCGAGGACTCGGTCCACGGCTGGGGCACCGCCATGTCGACGGACACGGCCTTCGCCCTGGGCATGCTCGCCATTTTCGGAGCTCGGCTGCCCGGCAGTCTTCGGGTCTTCATCCTCACGGTCGCCGTCGTAGACGACTTCCTGGCCCTGGCCGTCATCGCCGTCGCCTACAGCGGAGCCATCGAGCTGCCCGCACTGCTGACGGCGCTCGGCCTCTTCGCGGTCGTCCTGCTGGTGCGTCGCACCCTCGGGGTCCGGATCCCCTCCTTGTACGGGGTGCTGGGCGTGGCGATCTGGGTGGCGCTCCTGAAGTCGGGTGTGGACCCGGTCGTCACCGGCCTCGCCATGGGCATGCTGACCTACGCCCGGCCCGCGGAGCGGAGCGACCTGGAACACGCCAGCAGGCTCTTTCGGCGCTTCCGGGAGCAGCCGACCCCGGAACTCGAGCGCAGCGTACGCCGCGGGATCGCCTCGACGCTCTCACCCAACGAGCGGCTCCAGCGGATGTTCCACCCCTGGACGAGCTACGTGATCGTGCCGCTGTTCGCCCTCGCCAACGCCGGCATCACCATCAGCGGCAACCAGTTGGCCCACGCCTTCACCTCGCCGATCACCCTCGGCATTCTCCTCGGCTATGCGCTCGGCAAACCGCTCGGCATCATCGGCGCGACCTGGCTCACCACGCGCGCCAGCCGAGGACGCCTCCACCCACCGGTCGGCTGGGGCGCCATCACCGCCGGCGGCACCCTGGCCGGAGTGGGATTCACCGTGTCCCTGCTGATCGCCGCACTTGCCTTCGACGGCGCTCGGTTGGAGGAGGCGAAGATCGGCATCCTCGCCGCCGTGGTCTGCTCGTTCCTGCTCACGTTGCTGGTCACCTGGGTGATCGGCGCCCTTCCCCGGCCATCCCGTGCCCGGGCCCTGCTCGGCACGGGCCAGGCCATCGTCGACCTCAGCGACCCCGTCGACGTGGACCGCGACCACATTCGCGGCCCACTGGACGCACCCGTGACGCTCGTCGAGTACGGGGACTTCGAGTGCCCCTACTGCGGGCTGGCCGAGCCCGTGGTGCGCGAACTGCTCGCCGACTTCGGCGACGTGCGCTACGTGTGGCGGCATCTGCCGCTGGCCGATGTGCATCCCAACGCCGAACTCGCCGCAGAGGCTGCCGAAGCCGCGGCCCTCCAGGGCAGCTACTGGGAGATGCACGATCTGTTGATGCAGCACCAGGGCAATCTAAGTTTCAAGGATCTGCTGCGCTACGCGGAAGAGGTCGGTCTCGACACCGACCGCTTCCGCGGCGACGTCCACGCCGGCGTGGGCGCCGGCCGGGTCGCCGCGGACGTGGAGTCCGCCGATCTCAGCGGCGTGTCGGGCACACCGA